The Collimonas sp. PA-H2 genome contains a region encoding:
- a CDS encoding bifunctional riboflavin kinase/FAD synthetase, translating into MKVFRGLPNAESRAPCALTIGNFDGVHRGHQVLLAHVRKAATELGLDAAVMTFEPHPREFFAQRAGQPGNMPTRVANLRDKLQSLSQAGIDRVIVEHFNASFAAMSPQDFIEKVLVEGLHVKWLMVGEDFCFGSRRAGNIATLVEAGKKYGFHVETLPTVMNQGARVSSSAVRAALAAGDFSHARALLGHPYAISGHVVHGKKLGRSIGFPTLNLRVNHKLPALSGIFVVKVHGLADQPLPAVASIGVRPTVDDSGRVLLESYLLDFSGDCYGKLIQVEFLQKLRDEEKYVDLPTLTAAIERDVDNARAYFRQHGDMDSIASRAPTAATDRI; encoded by the coding sequence ATGAAGGTATTTCGCGGACTTCCCAACGCCGAATCGCGCGCCCCGTGCGCGCTCACTATCGGCAACTTCGATGGCGTTCATCGCGGCCATCAGGTGCTGCTCGCGCACGTCCGCAAGGCGGCCACCGAACTGGGGCTGGATGCGGCGGTCATGACATTCGAACCGCACCCGCGCGAATTCTTTGCGCAGCGCGCCGGCCAGCCGGGCAATATGCCGACCCGCGTCGCCAACCTGCGCGACAAGCTGCAATCGCTGTCGCAGGCCGGCATCGACCGCGTGATCGTGGAACATTTCAACGCCAGTTTCGCCGCCATGTCGCCGCAAGACTTTATCGAAAAAGTACTGGTCGAAGGCTTGCACGTGAAATGGCTGATGGTGGGTGAAGATTTCTGCTTCGGATCGCGCCGCGCCGGCAATATCGCTACCCTGGTCGAAGCCGGCAAGAAATACGGTTTCCATGTCGAGACCTTGCCGACCGTGATGAACCAGGGCGCGCGGGTCTCCTCGTCAGCGGTGAGAGCCGCGTTGGCGGCCGGCGATTTCAGCCACGCGCGGGCGTTGCTGGGCCATCCGTATGCGATTTCGGGTCACGTGGTGCATGGCAAGAAGCTCGGCCGCAGCATCGGCTTCCCTACCCTGAACCTGCGCGTCAACCACAAGCTGCCGGCGCTGTCGGGGATTTTCGTGGTGAAAGTACATGGCCTGGCGGATCAGCCATTGCCAGCCGTCGCCAGCATCGGCGTGCGTCCTACCGTCGACGACAGCGGCCGGGTGCTGCTGGAGAGCTATCTGCTCGACTTTAGCGGCGATTGCTACGGCAAGCTGATCCAGGTCGAATTTTTGCAGAAGCTGCGCGACGAAGAAAAATACGTCGACCTGCCCACCCTGACGGCGGCGATCGAGCGCGATGTCGACAATGCACGGGCGTATTTCCGCCAGCACGGGGATATGGATTCCATCGCCTCGCGCGCGCCGACCGCGGCTACCGATCGAATTTGA
- a CDS encoding YidB family protein, whose protein sequence is MGLLDSLGGILGGGQQQSNDPKAMLIAAAVPLLLKALQGGGAGAGQGAGGGLLSAFEGAGLGSVVQSWIGNGQNQAISPDQVQQALGGGHLQELATAAGISPTEAAGHLSEILPGLVDKLTPNGQPAAAGGLDLGGLLGGLLGGNKQA, encoded by the coding sequence ATGGGACTATTGGATTCGTTAGGCGGCATCCTCGGTGGCGGCCAGCAGCAATCAAATGATCCGAAAGCCATGTTGATCGCAGCTGCAGTGCCATTGCTGCTGAAGGCACTGCAAGGCGGCGGTGCGGGTGCTGGCCAGGGTGCTGGTGGCGGCCTCCTCAGCGCATTCGAAGGCGCGGGCTTGGGCTCGGTTGTGCAGTCATGGATCGGCAACGGCCAAAACCAAGCGATTTCGCCAGACCAGGTGCAGCAAGCGTTGGGCGGTGGTCACCTGCAGGAACTGGCGACGGCGGCGGGCATTTCCCCAACTGAAGCAGCTGGCCACCTGTCGGAAATCCTGCCTGGTCTGGTCGACAAGCTGACACCGAACGGCCAGCCTGCCGCTGCCGGCGGCCTGGACCTGGGTGGCCTGCTGGGTGGCCTGCTGGGCGGCAACAAGCAGGCCTGA
- the ileS gene encoding isoleucine--tRNA ligase yields MSDQTSKPENTKAAKPVKQTKPQSKYPVNMTETPFPMRGDLAKREPQWVKQWQEKKVYERIRKASKGRPKFILHDGPPYANGEIHLGHAVNKILKDMIVKARNMAGFDAPYVPGWDCHGMPIEIQIEKKYGKNLPVAEVQSKARAYANEQIDLQRKDFIRLGVLGEWDNPYLTMAFRNEADELRALGTILEKGYVYRGLKPVNWCFDCGSALAEAEVEYQDKRDPSIDVGFPFAEPAKLAAAFGLPALPTDKGYVVIWTTTPWTIPSNQALNVHPEVDYALVQTVRNGEPLLLILAQDLVADSLQRFGLEGSVVASCKGEALSLINFKHPLAAADPGYERLSPVYLGDYVTTDSGTGIVHSAPAYGIEDFISCKAHGMKDDDIISPVMGDGKFASWLPFFAGMTIWEASKPICSKLEEAGALFKLVMFDHSYMHCWRHKSPIIYRATSQWFASMDNLPTDGHASLRATALQAIDETAFFPSWGKARLHGMIANRPDWTLSRQRQWGVPMAFFVHKESGQLHPRTPELLEQIAQRVEQHGIEAWQALDPKELLGDDAENYVKNKDTLDVWFDSGSTHQTVLRGSHADQLQFPADLYLEGSDQHRGWFHSSLLTSAMLNGRAPYNALLTHGFVVDGEGRKMSKSLKNGVEPQKVADSLGAEILRLWVASSDYSGEITISEEILKRVTESYRRIRNTLRFLLANTSDFNPATDAVPIAELLEIDRYAIASMAQLQADILNHYETYEFHPVISKLQMYCSEDLGGFYLDILKDRLYTSGVSSTARRSAQTAIWHITQALLRVMAPTLSFTAEEAWSFFASPEAFAASDETIFTQTYYTLPEIDGAAALIEKFNAVRAVRADVTKQLEEVRVAGGIGSSLQAEVEIKAAAAKYTLLSSLGDDLKFVLITSSASVSEVASEAEEAILVTPSTQQKCERCWHYRADVGSHPEHAGLCGRCVANLFGKGEQRHVA; encoded by the coding sequence ATGTCCGATCAGACCAGCAAACCAGAAAACACCAAGGCGGCAAAGCCAGTCAAGCAGACTAAGCCGCAAAGCAAATACCCGGTCAACATGACCGAGACGCCATTCCCCATGCGCGGCGATCTCGCCAAGCGTGAGCCGCAATGGGTCAAGCAATGGCAGGAAAAGAAAGTCTACGAACGGATCCGCAAGGCTTCCAAGGGCCGGCCGAAATTCATCCTGCATGACGGTCCGCCGTATGCCAACGGCGAGATCCACCTGGGCCACGCCGTCAACAAAATCCTCAAGGACATGATCGTCAAGGCCCGCAACATGGCCGGCTTCGACGCGCCTTACGTGCCGGGCTGGGATTGCCACGGCATGCCGATCGAAATCCAGATCGAAAAGAAGTACGGCAAGAACCTGCCGGTGGCGGAAGTACAGTCCAAGGCGCGCGCCTACGCCAATGAACAGATCGACCTGCAGCGCAAAGACTTCATCCGTCTCGGTGTGCTGGGCGAGTGGGATAATCCGTATCTGACCATGGCCTTCCGCAATGAAGCCGATGAGTTGCGCGCGCTCGGCACCATCCTGGAAAAGGGCTACGTTTACCGCGGCCTGAAGCCGGTCAACTGGTGCTTCGACTGCGGTTCGGCCCTGGCTGAGGCGGAAGTGGAATACCAGGACAAGCGCGATCCGTCGATCGACGTCGGCTTCCCGTTTGCCGAGCCGGCCAAGCTGGCTGCGGCCTTCGGTCTGCCGGCGCTGCCGACCGACAAGGGCTATGTGGTGATCTGGACCACGACGCCATGGACCATCCCGTCCAACCAGGCGCTCAACGTCCATCCAGAAGTCGACTATGCGCTGGTGCAGACGGTGCGCAACGGCGAGCCGCTGCTGTTGATCCTGGCGCAGGACCTGGTGGCGGATTCGCTGCAGCGTTTCGGCCTCGAAGGCTCTGTCGTCGCCAGCTGCAAGGGCGAGGCCCTGTCGCTAATCAATTTCAAGCACCCGCTGGCCGCTGCCGATCCAGGCTATGAGCGCCTGTCGCCGGTCTACCTGGGCGACTACGTGACGACCGACAGCGGCACCGGTATCGTGCACTCGGCGCCTGCCTACGGCATCGAAGACTTTATCTCCTGCAAAGCGCACGGCATGAAGGACGACGACATCATCAGCCCGGTCATGGGCGATGGCAAGTTCGCCTCCTGGCTGCCGTTCTTTGCCGGCATGACCATCTGGGAAGCGTCCAAGCCGATCTGCAGCAAGCTGGAAGAAGCCGGCGCGCTGTTCAAGCTGGTGATGTTCGATCACAGCTACATGCATTGCTGGCGTCACAAGTCGCCGATCATCTATCGCGCCACCTCGCAGTGGTTCGCCAGCATGGACAATTTGCCGACGGATGGCCACGCCAGCCTGCGCGCCACCGCGCTGCAAGCGATCGACGAAACCGCATTTTTCCCAAGCTGGGGCAAGGCGCGCCTGCACGGCATGATCGCCAACCGTCCGGACTGGACCTTGTCGCGCCAGCGCCAGTGGGGCGTGCCGATGGCATTTTTCGTGCATAAGGAAAGCGGCCAGCTGCATCCGCGCACGCCGGAGCTGCTGGAGCAGATCGCCCAGCGCGTCGAGCAGCATGGCATCGAAGCATGGCAGGCGCTGGACCCTAAGGAATTGCTGGGTGACGACGCTGAGAATTACGTCAAGAACAAGGACACGCTGGATGTCTGGTTCGATTCCGGCTCGACCCACCAGACCGTGCTGCGCGGCTCGCACGCCGACCAGCTGCAGTTCCCGGCCGACCTTTACCTGGAAGGCTCGGACCAGCATCGCGGCTGGTTCCACTCCTCCTTGCTGACTTCGGCCATGCTGAACGGCCGCGCACCTTACAACGCCTTGCTGACGCACGGCTTCGTGGTGGATGGCGAAGGCCGCAAGATGTCGAAATCGCTGAAGAACGGCGTCGAACCGCAAAAGGTGGCGGACTCGCTGGGCGCGGAAATCCTGCGCCTGTGGGTTGCTTCGAGCGATTATTCCGGTGAAATCACCATCTCCGAAGAGATCCTCAAGCGCGTGACGGAATCGTATCGCCGCATCCGCAATACCCTGCGCTTCCTGCTGGCGAATACCTCTGACTTCAATCCGGCGACCGACGCCGTGCCGATCGCCGAGCTGCTGGAAATCGACCGCTATGCGATCGCCAGCATGGCGCAGCTGCAGGCCGACATCCTGAATCATTACGAGACTTACGAATTCCATCCGGTGATCTCCAAGCTGCAGATGTATTGCTCGGAAGACCTGGGCGGCTTCTACCTGGATATCCTCAAGGACCGCCTGTACACCAGCGGCGTCAGCTCGACGGCAAGGCGTTCGGCGCAAACCGCGATCTGGCATATCACCCAGGCACTGTTGCGCGTGATGGCGCCGACGCTGTCGTTCACCGCGGAAGAAGCCTGGTCCTTCTTCGCCAGCCCGGAAGCGTTTGCCGCCAGCGATGAAACCATTTTCACGCAGACCTATTACACGCTGCCGGAAATCGACGGCGCCGCGGCCCTGATCGAGAAGTTCAACGCCGTGCGCGCGGTGCGCGCCGACGTCACCAAGCAGCTGGAAGAAGTGCGGGTAGCCGGCGGCATTGGCTCCTCTTTGCAGGCGGAAGTCGAAATCAAGGCTGCGGCGGCCAAGTACACGCTGCTGAGCAGCCTCGGCGACGATCTCAAGTTTGTGCTGATCACTTCCAGCGCCAGCGTATCGGAAGTGGCGAGCGAAGCGGAAGAAGCGATCTTGGTGACGCCATCGACCCAGCAGAAATGTGAACGTTGCTGGCACTACCGGGCCGACGTCGGCAGCCACCCGGAACATGCGGGCCTGTGCGGACGCTGCGTCGCCAATCTGTTTGGCAAGGGCGAACAGCGGCACGTTGCCTGA